A stretch of Pristiophorus japonicus isolate sPriJap1 chromosome 10, sPriJap1.hap1, whole genome shotgun sequence DNA encodes these proteins:
- the zic5 gene encoding zinc finger protein ZIC 5 yields MEAALSKRNPALRLADLAANQLHPHQNMSGFPGLGSHTHIHPGELSNDPSVALTPFGPEHMAQSTALKLSPPQHMAGHPEAQTAAIFGSAQNSVSYPAGHPHSGYASGREYMLRRDLSASAMHGLSEQHPSSSSHHHHHHHHHGMFLSTTGTYGHPEVFSGLHEQSAPGSHHTLNGQMRLGLPGDIYRPEHFRHGAEHYPASTLHSYNSMNLNVNLAAAHHGAGAFFRYMRQPIKQELICKWIDQEETSKKPCSKTFSTMHELVNHVTVEHVGGPEQSVHICYWEECPREGKPFKAKYKLVNHIRVHTGEKPFPCPFPGCGKVFARSENLKIHKRTHTGEKPFKCEFDGCDRKFANSSDRKKHSHVHTSDKPYNCKMRGCDKSYTHPSSLRKHMKVHCKSPPPPASSGYQLSNTSLGMASPASEPVRDRTASVSSQVTNLNEWYVCQGSGAANSLHTPSSNGASSDTEDEEVYRNSDPRTML; encoded by the exons ATGGAAGCCGCACTAAGCAAGCGGAATCCAGCACTTAGATTAGCGGATTTGGCAGCAAATCAACTCCATCCCCATCAGAATATGTCAGGCTTCCCGGGGTTGGGTAGCCATACACACATCCACCCTGGGGAGCTCAGCAACGACCCCAGCGTGGCTCTCACCCCCTTTGGGCCCGAGCACATGGCTCAGTCCACTGCTCTCAAACTCAGTCCACCGCAACACATGGCCGGACACCCCGAAGCGCAGACAGCGGCGATATTCGGCTCGGCACAGAACTCGGTCAGCTACCCAGCGGGTCATCCCCATTCAGGCTACGCGAGCGGCAGGGAGTACATGCTCAGGAGAGATCTGTCAGCGTCTGCCATGCATGGACTGAGCGAGCAGCACCCATCTTCTTCTTCCCACCACcatcatcaccaccaccaccacggcaTGTTCCTGTCCACAACAGGTACCTATGGACACCCGGAGGTGTTCTCGGGGCTCCACGAACAATCTGCGCCGGGATCCCACCACACTTTAAATGGACAGATGCGCTTGGGGTTACCAGGGGACATCTACAGGCCAGAGCATTTCAGACACGGAGCAGAGCACTACCCGGCCTCAACCCTGCACAGTTACAACTCCATGAACTTAAACGTTAACCTGGCCGCGGCTCACCACGGCGCCGGTGCATTCTTTAGGTACATGAGACAGCCCATCAAGCAAGAGTTAATCTGCAAGTGGATTGACCAAGAGGAGACTTCAAAGAAACCCTGCTCTAAAACTTTCAGTACCATGCATGAATTGGTAAACCATGTCACGGTGGAGCATGTCGGAGGACCCGAGCAGAGCGTGCACATTTGCTACTGGGAGGAATGTCCCAGAGAAGGGAAACCGTTCAAGGCGAAATACAAACTGGTAAATCACATCAGGGTTCACACGGGGGAGAAACCTTTCCCCTGCCCCTTCCCGGGCTGCGGGAAAGTATTCGCCCGCTCAGAAAACTTGAAGATACACAAAAGGACTCACACAG gaGAGAAGCCTTTTAAGTGTGAGTTCGATGGCTGTGACAGGAAATTTGCCAACAGCAGTGACAGGAAGAAGCACTCCCATGTCCACACCAGTGATAAGCCATACAACTGTAAAATGAGAGGCTGTGACAAGTCTTACACTCACCCTAGTTCGCTTCGCAAACACATGAAGGTCCACTGCAaatcccccccacctcccgccagcTCAGGTTACCAGCTCTCGAACACATCCTTGGGGATGGCGTCCCCGGCCTCCGAGCCGGTCAGGGACCGCACCGCCAGCGTCTCCTCGCAAGTCACCAACCTCAATGAATGGTACGTCTGCCAGGGGAGTGGAGCCGCCAATAGCCTTCACACACCTTCAAGCAACGGCGCCTCGTCCGACACCGAGGATGAGGAGGTTTACAGGAACTCTGATCCCAGGACTATGCTCTGA
- the zic2a gene encoding zinc finger protein ZIC 2a → MLLDAGPQFPTLGVGSFARHHHHHHSSAEMSERDLGLSQNTFVDSAHMGAFKLNGGVHHDLSSPGQSSAFSSQAAAGPGYPSALAPHAAHVGSYSGATFNSTRDFIFRSRGFSDSSPGSSQHGIFGPSPAALHHPHSDTSGHILFPGIHEQAGSHPSPNAHVLNGQMRLGLPGEVFGRSDQCPRTDPYSAAQLHHHHNYGHMNMNMSMNMAAAHHGAGAFFRYMRQPIKQELICKWVDPDQLSSPKKSCNKTFSTMHELVTHVSVEHVGGPEQTNHICFWEECAREGKPFKAKYKLVNHIRVHTGEKPFPCPFPGCGKVFARSENLKIHKRTHTGEKPFKCEFEGCDRRFANSSDRKKHMHVHTSDKPYLCKMCDKSYTHPSSLRKHMKVHESSQGSESSPAASSGYESSTPPVLVSPSTDPPNSNNLSPASSVVHGNAGISSNFNEWYV, encoded by the exons ATGTTGCTGGATGCGGGACCCCAGTTCCCCACCCTGGGGGTGGGATCTTTCGCCAggcaccaccaccatcaccactccAGCGCCGAGATGTCGGAGCGGGACCTGGGCTTGTCTCAAAACACCTTCGTGGACTCGGCGCACATGGGGGCTTTCAAGCTGAACGGCGGAGTCCACCACGACCTGTCCTCTCCCGGCCAGAGCTCGGCTTTCAGCTCGCAGGCGGCGGCCGGCCCGGGCTACCCGTCCGCCTTGGCTCCCCACGCCGCCCATGTCGGCTCTTACTCGGGCGCCACTTTCAACTCCACCCGGGACTTCATCTTCCGCAGCCGGGGCTTCAGCGACTCGAGCCCGGGCTCCAGCCAGCATGGCATCTTCGGACCGAGCCCGGCCGCTCTACACCACCCTCACTCAGACACATCGGGTCATATCTTGTTCCCCGGCATCCACGAACAAGCAGGATCACACCCGTCTCCAAACGCGCACGTCCTCAACGGCCAAATGCGCCTGGGGCTCCCGGGCGAAGTGTTTGGCCGCTCGGACCAGTGTCCCAGGACTGACCCTTATTCGGCTGCACAGCTCCACCACCACCACAACTATGGCCACATGAATATGAACATGAGCATGAACATGGCAGCGGCTCACCACGGTGCCGGAGCCTTCTTCAGGTACATGAGGCAGCCCATCAAACAGGAACTGATCTGCAAGTGGGTCGACCCCGATCAGTTGTCCAGCCCCAAAAAGTCCTGCAACAAAACCTTCAGCACCATGCACGAACTGGTGACCCACGTCTCGGTGGAACATGTCGGTGGACCCGAGCAGACCAACCACATCTGCTTCTGGGAGGAGTGCGCCCGCGAGGGGAAGCCTTTCAAAGCCAAGTACAAACTGGTGAATCACATCAGAGTCCACACGGGAGAGAAGCCCTTCCCTTGCCCGTTTCCGGGCTGCGGGAAAGTTTTCGCCAGGTCGGAGAACTTAAAGATTCACAAACGCACTCATACAG GTGAAAAGCCATTTAAGTGTGAGTTTGAGGGCTGCGATAGGCGCTTTGCCAACAGCAGTGACCGGAAGAAGCACATGCATGTGCACACTTCAGACAAGCCCTATCTGTGTAAAATGTGTGACAAATCCTACACACACCCCAGCTCTCTAAGGAAACACATGAAG GTTCATGAATCATCACAAGGTTCCGAGTCCTCACCGGCAGCCAGCTCTGGTTATGAATCGTCCACGCCCCCAGTCCTGGTTTCCCCGTCTACCGACCCGCCGAACAGCAATAATTTATCTCCCGCCTCCTCTGTCGTGCACGGTAACGCCGGCATTTCCTCCAACTTCAATGAATGGTACGTTTAA